In Gossypium raimondii isolate GPD5lz chromosome 12, ASM2569854v1, whole genome shotgun sequence, a single window of DNA contains:
- the LOC105762655 gene encoding BTB/POZ domain-containing protein At1g03010 isoform X3: MGVVTVGELKTSISGKRSFRPSSTIRHAATEWPISDVSSDVTIEIGASSFALHKFPLVSRSGRIRRLLIEAKDATISRMNLSLIPGGPEAFELAAKFCYGINIEITLSNVAMLRCAAHFLEMTEEFVQKNLEARTEAYLKDTVLPNISNSISVLHRCECLSPVSEEINLVNRLINAIANNACKEQLASGLLKLDHNFPMKTMPNIEPETPSDWWGKSLSVLNLEFFERVLTAVKSKGLKQDMISKILINYTHNSLQGLVIRDPHIVRGSLLDMELQKKQRVIVEAMVSLLPTQSRRSSVPMAFLSSLLKTAIASSASTSCRSDLERRIGLQLDQAILEDILIPANSYGNNHGTMYDTESILRIFSIFLNLDEDDDEDNRMRDESEMAYDFDSPGSPKQSSILKVSKLLDTFLAEIALDTNLLPSKFIALAELLPDHARIISDGLYRAVDIFLKVHPNIKDSERYRLCKTIDCQKLSQEACSHAAQNERLPVQMAVQVLYFEQIRLRNAMNGGHNQFFFGTINSQFPQRSSSGAGSGAISPRDNYASVRRENRELKLEVARMRMRLTDLEKDHVSMKQELVRSHPANKIFKSFTKKLSKQLNSLFRINNLKPIGSKPNAESRFLFQRRRRHSIS; encoded by the exons ATGGGTGTTGTTACAGTTGGTGAACTTAAAACAAGTATATCTGGGAAGAGATCTTTTCGTCCAAGTTCAACTATAAGGCATGCTGCCACCGAATG GCCTATTTCTGATGTTTCTAGTGATGTTACCATTGAAATAGGAGCATCAAGCTTTGCACTTCACAAG ttCCCTCTAGTTTCTCGGAGTGGACGAATTCGTAGACTGTTGATCGAAGCAAAGGATGCAACGATTTCGCGTATGAATCTCTCTTTGATTCCTGGTGGACCGGAAGCATTTGAGCTAGCTGCAAAGTTCTGCTATGGAATAAATATCGAGATTACATTATCGAACGTCGCGATGTTACGATGTGCAGCGCATTTTTTGGAAATGACGGAAGAGTTTGTGCAGAAGAACTTGGAAGCTCGTACAGAAGCGTATCTGAAGGACACGGTACTCCCGAACATATCAAACTCGATATCTGTTCTTCACCGTTGCGAATGCCTCTCGCCTGTATCCGAAGAGATCAACTTGGTTAATAGGCTTATCAATGCAATTGCCAATAATGCATGCAAAGAGCAGCTTGCTTCAGGCTTACTTAAACTTGATCACAACTTTCCAATGAAAACTATGCCAAACATCGAACCGGAAACGCCATCTGACTGGTGGGGAAAGTCACTGTCGGTTCTTAATCTTGAGTTCTTCGAACGAGTTTTAACGGCCGTGAAGTCTAAGGGTCTAAAACAGGATATGATCAGCaagattttgataaattacaCCCATAATTCTCTTCAAGGCCTGGTCATTAGGGACCCTCACATTGTAAGGGGAAGCCTGTTGGACATGGAACTGCAAAAGAAACAAAGGGTCATTGTTGAAGCCATGGTTAGCTTACTGCCAACTCAATCAAGGAGGAGCTCAGTTCCCATGGCTTTCCTGTCCAGTTTACTGAAAACTGCAATAGCTTCATCAGCATCCACTTCATGCAGATCTGATCTAGAGAGGAGGATAGGCCTGCAACTAGACCAGGCAATCCTTGAAGATATCCTTATACCAGCTAATTCATATGGTAACAATCATGGAACCATGTATGATACGGAGTCGATCTTGAGGATCTTCTCCATATTTTTGAACTTggatgaggatgatgatgaaGATAATCGCATGAGAGATGAAAGTGAAATGGCATATGATTTTGACAGTCCTGGATCCCCAAAACAAAGTTCAATCCTCAAAGTATCCAAGTTACTTGACACTTTCCTTGCAGAAATTGCACTGGACACAAACTTGTTGCCATCAAAATTCATAGCACTTGCAGAGTTACTTCCTGATCATGCTCGGATCATTAGCGACGGGCTATACCGAGCCGTCGATATCTTCCTCAAG GTTCATCCGAACATAAAGGACTCAGAACGCTATAGACTATGCAAAACAATAGACTGTCAGAAATTATCACAAGAAGCTTGTAGTCATGCAGCACAGAACGAAAGGTTACCTGTACAAATGGCGGTCCAGGTGTTATATTTCGAGCAAATCAGGCTCCGGAACGCGATGAACGGAGGTCACAACCAATTCTTTTTTGGCACAATCAACAGCCAGTTCCCTCAACGATCGAGCAGTGGTGCAGGGAGTGGAGCCATCTCGCCTAGAGACAACTACGCGTCGGTCAGACGAGAAAACCGAGAGCTGAAACTCGAAGTGGCAAGGATGAGGATGAGGCTAACGGATTTAGAAAAAGATCATGTGTCAATGAAACAAGAGCTGGTAAGGTCACACCCTGCTAACAAGATATTCAAATCATTCACTAAGAAATTAAGCAAGCAACTCAACTCGTTATTCAGGATCAATAATTTGAAGCCAATAGGGAGTAAACCAAATGCAGAATCTCGTTTCTTGTTCCAAAGGAGAAGGCGTCACtcaatatcataa
- the LOC105762655 gene encoding BTB/POZ domain-containing protein At1g03010 isoform X1 — MKESEIVYLFSTSTTKTSSSMLVFFLKIFTTTHAIIIELLVFPHGSSLSNHGTKYSFFFLLIEMFNGIYILTEAVGKLMSSSMGLQDYAKQNVMISKFLALTSMPISDVSSDVTIEIGASSFALHKFPLVSRSGRIRRLLIEAKDATISRMNLSLIPGGPEAFELAAKFCYGINIEITLSNVAMLRCAAHFLEMTEEFVQKNLEARTEAYLKDTVLPNISNSISVLHRCECLSPVSEEINLVNRLINAIANNACKEQLASGLLKLDHNFPMKTMPNIEPETPSDWWGKSLSVLNLEFFERVLTAVKSKGLKQDMISKILINYTHNSLQGLVIRDPHIVRGSLLDMELQKKQRVIVEAMVSLLPTQSRRSSVPMAFLSSLLKTAIASSASTSCRSDLERRIGLQLDQAILEDILIPANSYGNNHGTMYDTESILRIFSIFLNLDEDDDEDNRMRDESEMAYDFDSPGSPKQSSILKVSKLLDTFLAEIALDTNLLPSKFIALAELLPDHARIISDGLYRAVDIFLKVHPNIKDSERYRLCKTIDCQKLSQEACSHAAQNERLPVQMAVQVLYFEQIRLRNAMNGGHNQFFFGTINSQFPQRSSSGAGSGAISPRDNYASVRRENRELKLEVARMRMRLTDLEKDHVSMKQELVRSHPANKIFKSFTKKLSKQLNSLFRINNLKPIGSKPNAESRFLFQRRRRHSIS; from the exons ATGAAAGAAAGTGAAATAGTTTACTTGTTTTCCACTTCCACAACTAAAACCAGTTCTTCAatgcttgttttttttttgaaaatttttaccaCCACTCATGCTATAATTATTGAGTTGTTAGTTTTCCCACATGGGTCCTCCTTGTCCAACCATGGAACcaaatatagttttttttttctattgattGAGATGTTCAATGGAATTTACATATTGACTGAAGCAGTGGGGAAATTAATGAGTTCAAGCATGGGATTGCAGGACTATGCCAAACAAAACGTCATGATATCTAAATTTTTGGCACTAACAAGCat GCCTATTTCTGATGTTTCTAGTGATGTTACCATTGAAATAGGAGCATCAAGCTTTGCACTTCACAAG ttCCCTCTAGTTTCTCGGAGTGGACGAATTCGTAGACTGTTGATCGAAGCAAAGGATGCAACGATTTCGCGTATGAATCTCTCTTTGATTCCTGGTGGACCGGAAGCATTTGAGCTAGCTGCAAAGTTCTGCTATGGAATAAATATCGAGATTACATTATCGAACGTCGCGATGTTACGATGTGCAGCGCATTTTTTGGAAATGACGGAAGAGTTTGTGCAGAAGAACTTGGAAGCTCGTACAGAAGCGTATCTGAAGGACACGGTACTCCCGAACATATCAAACTCGATATCTGTTCTTCACCGTTGCGAATGCCTCTCGCCTGTATCCGAAGAGATCAACTTGGTTAATAGGCTTATCAATGCAATTGCCAATAATGCATGCAAAGAGCAGCTTGCTTCAGGCTTACTTAAACTTGATCACAACTTTCCAATGAAAACTATGCCAAACATCGAACCGGAAACGCCATCTGACTGGTGGGGAAAGTCACTGTCGGTTCTTAATCTTGAGTTCTTCGAACGAGTTTTAACGGCCGTGAAGTCTAAGGGTCTAAAACAGGATATGATCAGCaagattttgataaattacaCCCATAATTCTCTTCAAGGCCTGGTCATTAGGGACCCTCACATTGTAAGGGGAAGCCTGTTGGACATGGAACTGCAAAAGAAACAAAGGGTCATTGTTGAAGCCATGGTTAGCTTACTGCCAACTCAATCAAGGAGGAGCTCAGTTCCCATGGCTTTCCTGTCCAGTTTACTGAAAACTGCAATAGCTTCATCAGCATCCACTTCATGCAGATCTGATCTAGAGAGGAGGATAGGCCTGCAACTAGACCAGGCAATCCTTGAAGATATCCTTATACCAGCTAATTCATATGGTAACAATCATGGAACCATGTATGATACGGAGTCGATCTTGAGGATCTTCTCCATATTTTTGAACTTggatgaggatgatgatgaaGATAATCGCATGAGAGATGAAAGTGAAATGGCATATGATTTTGACAGTCCTGGATCCCCAAAACAAAGTTCAATCCTCAAAGTATCCAAGTTACTTGACACTTTCCTTGCAGAAATTGCACTGGACACAAACTTGTTGCCATCAAAATTCATAGCACTTGCAGAGTTACTTCCTGATCATGCTCGGATCATTAGCGACGGGCTATACCGAGCCGTCGATATCTTCCTCAAG GTTCATCCGAACATAAAGGACTCAGAACGCTATAGACTATGCAAAACAATAGACTGTCAGAAATTATCACAAGAAGCTTGTAGTCATGCAGCACAGAACGAAAGGTTACCTGTACAAATGGCGGTCCAGGTGTTATATTTCGAGCAAATCAGGCTCCGGAACGCGATGAACGGAGGTCACAACCAATTCTTTTTTGGCACAATCAACAGCCAGTTCCCTCAACGATCGAGCAGTGGTGCAGGGAGTGGAGCCATCTCGCCTAGAGACAACTACGCGTCGGTCAGACGAGAAAACCGAGAGCTGAAACTCGAAGTGGCAAGGATGAGGATGAGGCTAACGGATTTAGAAAAAGATCATGTGTCAATGAAACAAGAGCTGGTAAGGTCACACCCTGCTAACAAGATATTCAAATCATTCACTAAGAAATTAAGCAAGCAACTCAACTCGTTATTCAGGATCAATAATTTGAAGCCAATAGGGAGTAAACCAAATGCAGAATCTCGTTTCTTGTTCCAAAGGAGAAGGCGTCACtcaatatcataa
- the LOC105762655 gene encoding BTB/POZ domain-containing protein At1g03010 isoform X2: protein MKESEIVYLFSTSTTKTSSSMLVFFLKIFTTTHAIIIELLVFPHGSSLSNHGTKYSFFFLLIEMFNGIYILTEAVGKLMSSSMGLQDYAKQNVMISKFLALTSMPISDVSSDVTIEIGASSFALHKFPLVSRSGRIRRLLIEAKDATISRMNLSLIPGGPEAFELAAKFCYGINIEITLSNVAMLRCAAHFLEMTEEFVQKNLEARTEAYLKDTVLPNISNSISVLHRCECLSPVSEEINLVNRLINAIANNACKEQLASGLLKLDHNFPMKTMPNIEPETPSDWWGKSLSVLNLEFFERVLTAVKSKGLKQDMISKILINYTHNSLQGLVIRDPHIVRGSLLDMELQKKQRVIVEAMVSLLPTQSRRSSVPMAFLSSLLKTAIASSASTSCRSDLERRIGLQLDQAILEDILIPANSYGNNHGTMYDTESILRIFSIFLNLDEDDDEDNRMRDESEMAYDFDSPGSPKQSSILKVSKLLDTFLAEIALDTNLLPSKFIALAELLPDHARIISDGLYRAVDIFLKVHPNIKDSERYRLCKTIDCQKLSQEACSHAAQNERLPVQMAVQVLYFEQIRLRNAMNGGHNQFFFGTINSQFPQRSSSGAGSGAISPRDNYASVRRENRELKLEVARMRMRLTDLEKDHVSMKQELDQ, encoded by the exons ATGAAAGAAAGTGAAATAGTTTACTTGTTTTCCACTTCCACAACTAAAACCAGTTCTTCAatgcttgttttttttttgaaaatttttaccaCCACTCATGCTATAATTATTGAGTTGTTAGTTTTCCCACATGGGTCCTCCTTGTCCAACCATGGAACcaaatatagttttttttttctattgattGAGATGTTCAATGGAATTTACATATTGACTGAAGCAGTGGGGAAATTAATGAGTTCAAGCATGGGATTGCAGGACTATGCCAAACAAAACGTCATGATATCTAAATTTTTGGCACTAACAAGCat GCCTATTTCTGATGTTTCTAGTGATGTTACCATTGAAATAGGAGCATCAAGCTTTGCACTTCACAAG ttCCCTCTAGTTTCTCGGAGTGGACGAATTCGTAGACTGTTGATCGAAGCAAAGGATGCAACGATTTCGCGTATGAATCTCTCTTTGATTCCTGGTGGACCGGAAGCATTTGAGCTAGCTGCAAAGTTCTGCTATGGAATAAATATCGAGATTACATTATCGAACGTCGCGATGTTACGATGTGCAGCGCATTTTTTGGAAATGACGGAAGAGTTTGTGCAGAAGAACTTGGAAGCTCGTACAGAAGCGTATCTGAAGGACACGGTACTCCCGAACATATCAAACTCGATATCTGTTCTTCACCGTTGCGAATGCCTCTCGCCTGTATCCGAAGAGATCAACTTGGTTAATAGGCTTATCAATGCAATTGCCAATAATGCATGCAAAGAGCAGCTTGCTTCAGGCTTACTTAAACTTGATCACAACTTTCCAATGAAAACTATGCCAAACATCGAACCGGAAACGCCATCTGACTGGTGGGGAAAGTCACTGTCGGTTCTTAATCTTGAGTTCTTCGAACGAGTTTTAACGGCCGTGAAGTCTAAGGGTCTAAAACAGGATATGATCAGCaagattttgataaattacaCCCATAATTCTCTTCAAGGCCTGGTCATTAGGGACCCTCACATTGTAAGGGGAAGCCTGTTGGACATGGAACTGCAAAAGAAACAAAGGGTCATTGTTGAAGCCATGGTTAGCTTACTGCCAACTCAATCAAGGAGGAGCTCAGTTCCCATGGCTTTCCTGTCCAGTTTACTGAAAACTGCAATAGCTTCATCAGCATCCACTTCATGCAGATCTGATCTAGAGAGGAGGATAGGCCTGCAACTAGACCAGGCAATCCTTGAAGATATCCTTATACCAGCTAATTCATATGGTAACAATCATGGAACCATGTATGATACGGAGTCGATCTTGAGGATCTTCTCCATATTTTTGAACTTggatgaggatgatgatgaaGATAATCGCATGAGAGATGAAAGTGAAATGGCATATGATTTTGACAGTCCTGGATCCCCAAAACAAAGTTCAATCCTCAAAGTATCCAAGTTACTTGACACTTTCCTTGCAGAAATTGCACTGGACACAAACTTGTTGCCATCAAAATTCATAGCACTTGCAGAGTTACTTCCTGATCATGCTCGGATCATTAGCGACGGGCTATACCGAGCCGTCGATATCTTCCTCAAG GTTCATCCGAACATAAAGGACTCAGAACGCTATAGACTATGCAAAACAATAGACTGTCAGAAATTATCACAAGAAGCTTGTAGTCATGCAGCACAGAACGAAAGGTTACCTGTACAAATGGCGGTCCAGGTGTTATATTTCGAGCAAATCAGGCTCCGGAACGCGATGAACGGAGGTCACAACCAATTCTTTTTTGGCACAATCAACAGCCAGTTCCCTCAACGATCGAGCAGTGGTGCAGGGAGTGGAGCCATCTCGCCTAGAGACAACTACGCGTCGGTCAGACGAGAAAACCGAGAGCTGAAACTCGAAGTGGCAAGGATGAGGATGAGGCTAACGGATTTAGAAAAAGATCATGTGTCAATGAAACAAGAGCTG GATCAATAA